One Pectobacterium colocasium DNA segment encodes these proteins:
- the acnA gene encoding aconitate hydratase AcnA, with amino-acid sequence MSSHLRDTCLDTLTVQQQIYHYYSLPKAAKALGNIDKLPKSLKVLLENLLRHQDGDTVEQDDLQAVVDWLKTGHVDREIAYRPARVLMQDFTGVPAVVDLAAMRAAVKRLGGDVNKVNPLSPVDLVIDHSVTVDHFGDRQALTDNTQLEMARNRERYEFLRWGQNAFSHFSVVPPGTGICHQVNLEYLAKAIWHEKQGDKQFAYPDTLVGTDSHTTMINGLGVLGWGVGGIEAEAAMLGQPVSMLIPDVVGVKLSGKMREGITATDLVLTVTQMLRKHGVVGKFVEFYGDGLDSLPLADRATIANMAPEYGATCGFFPIDQITLDYMRLTNRAEEQIALVEAYSKQQGLWRNTGDEPVFTSQLALDLATVETSLAGPKRPQDRVPLPGVPEAFKASRELDVSTVKNRSDYEEFTLEGETHRLHQGAVVIAAITSCTNTSNPSVLMTAGLLAKNAVERGLKTKPWVKTSLAPGSRVVTDYYAKAGLTPYLDELGFNLVGYGCTTCIGNSGPLPDAIEAAIKAGDLTVGAVLSGNRNFEGRIHPLVKTNWLASPPLVVAYALAGNMNVDLTQEPLGEDRDGKAVFLKDIWPSTKAVADAVLNVSAGMFHKQYAAVFEGTQEWQDIEVDNNPTYQWPEESTYIRQTPFFLEMGKEPEPVQDIHNARILAMLGDSVTTDHISPAGNIKRDSPAGKYLLERGVETAEFNSYGSRRGNHEVMMRGTFANIRIRNEMVPGKEGGYTRHIPSQNEMTIYDAAMRYKDDNVPLALFAGKEYGSGSSRDWAAKGPRLLGVRVVIAESFERIHRSNLIGMGILPLEFPDGVTRKTLQLTGDEQISITGLNQLTPGATVEVNITDTSGNTQTISTRCRIDTRNELTYYQNDGILHYVIRNML; translated from the coding sequence ATGTCATCACACCTTCGCGACACTTGTCTGGACACACTGACGGTACAGCAGCAAATTTACCATTATTACAGCCTGCCGAAGGCGGCGAAAGCGCTCGGTAACATTGATAAATTACCGAAGTCACTCAAGGTGCTGCTGGAGAATTTATTGCGTCATCAGGACGGCGACACGGTCGAGCAGGACGACCTTCAGGCGGTCGTGGACTGGCTGAAGACAGGCCACGTTGACCGGGAAATTGCCTATCGTCCCGCGCGTGTATTAATGCAGGATTTTACCGGCGTGCCTGCCGTGGTCGATCTGGCAGCGATGCGGGCGGCGGTGAAGCGACTGGGCGGCGATGTGAATAAGGTTAACCCGCTGTCGCCAGTTGATTTGGTTATTGACCACTCGGTGACGGTTGATCACTTCGGCGATCGTCAGGCGCTCACGGATAACACACAGCTGGAAATGGCGCGTAACCGTGAACGCTATGAGTTTCTGCGCTGGGGGCAAAATGCCTTTAGCCACTTTAGCGTCGTGCCGCCGGGAACCGGGATTTGCCATCAGGTGAATCTGGAGTATCTGGCTAAGGCCATCTGGCATGAAAAGCAGGGCGATAAACAGTTCGCCTATCCCGATACGCTGGTGGGAACCGATTCACATACCACGATGATTAACGGTTTGGGTGTGCTCGGCTGGGGCGTCGGCGGGATAGAAGCCGAAGCAGCGATGCTGGGGCAACCGGTGTCGATGCTGATCCCCGATGTGGTCGGCGTTAAACTCAGCGGCAAGATGCGCGAAGGGATCACGGCAACCGATCTGGTGCTGACGGTTACGCAGATGCTGCGTAAACACGGCGTGGTCGGCAAGTTTGTGGAATTTTACGGCGATGGACTGGATTCGCTTCCGCTGGCGGATCGCGCGACCATCGCCAACATGGCACCGGAATATGGTGCGACCTGCGGTTTTTTCCCCATCGATCAAATCACGCTGGACTACATGCGGTTGACCAACCGTGCGGAAGAACAGATTGCACTGGTGGAAGCTTACAGTAAGCAGCAAGGGCTGTGGCGTAATACCGGGGATGAACCGGTATTTACCAGCCAGCTCGCGCTGGATTTGGCGACGGTGGAAACCAGTCTGGCAGGGCCGAAACGCCCGCAGGATCGTGTGCCTTTACCTGGCGTGCCAGAAGCCTTTAAAGCCAGTCGGGAGTTGGATGTCAGCACGGTGAAGAATCGTTCGGACTATGAAGAATTCACGTTGGAAGGCGAAACGCACCGTTTGCATCAAGGCGCGGTCGTGATCGCTGCGATCACGTCCTGCACCAATACCTCTAACCCGAGCGTGCTGATGACAGCCGGGCTGCTGGCAAAAAATGCCGTAGAGCGCGGTCTGAAAACCAAACCGTGGGTGAAAACGTCGTTGGCACCCGGATCACGCGTCGTAACCGATTACTATGCTAAAGCGGGATTGACGCCGTACCTTGATGAACTGGGGTTCAATCTGGTCGGTTACGGCTGTACCACCTGTATCGGTAACTCCGGCCCGCTGCCGGACGCGATCGAAGCCGCGATAAAAGCAGGCGATCTGACGGTTGGCGCGGTGCTGTCAGGCAACCGTAATTTTGAAGGCCGCATCCATCCGCTGGTGAAAACGAACTGGCTGGCATCGCCGCCGCTGGTGGTCGCGTATGCGCTGGCGGGGAATATGAACGTCGATCTGACCCAAGAACCGCTGGGTGAAGATCGTGACGGAAAAGCCGTCTTCCTGAAAGATATCTGGCCTTCGACCAAAGCGGTGGCAGACGCGGTATTGAATGTCAGCGCGGGCATGTTCCACAAGCAATATGCGGCGGTGTTTGAAGGCACGCAGGAGTGGCAAGATATCGAGGTCGATAACAATCCTACCTATCAATGGCCGGAAGAATCGACCTACATTCGTCAGACGCCTTTCTTTCTGGAAATGGGGAAAGAACCTGAACCGGTTCAGGATATCCACAACGCGCGTATTCTGGCGATGTTGGGCGATTCGGTCACCACCGACCATATCTCGCCAGCCGGTAATATCAAGCGCGATAGCCCGGCAGGGAAATATTTGCTGGAGCGTGGCGTCGAAACCGCGGAGTTCAACTCTTACGGTTCACGGCGCGGTAACCACGAAGTGATGATGCGCGGGACGTTTGCCAACATCCGTATTCGTAATGAGATGGTGCCGGGTAAAGAGGGCGGTTATACCCGCCATATCCCGTCGCAGAATGAGATGACGATTTATGACGCGGCGATGCGCTACAAGGACGACAATGTGCCACTGGCGCTGTTTGCCGGGAAGGAATACGGTTCAGGCTCCAGCCGCGACTGGGCCGCGAAAGGCCCGCGTTTGCTGGGGGTTCGTGTGGTGATTGCCGAATCGTTCGAGCGTATTCACCGTTCTAACCTGATTGGGATGGGGATTCTGCCGCTGGAGTTTCCTGACGGTGTGACGCGTAAGACGCTGCAATTAACCGGCGACGAGCAAATCTCGATTACGGGGCTAAATCAGCTGACGCCGGGGGCGACGGTTGAGGTCAACATCACGGATACCAGTGGTAACACGCAGACCATCAGCACCCGCTGCCGCATCGACACCCGTAACGAACTGACCTACTACCAGAACGACGGCATCCTGCACTACGTTATCCGTAATATGCTGTAA
- a CDS encoding dicarboxylate/amino acid:cation symporter, whose translation MKKNSLLFFIALAIVLGIIVGGVCHAVLTEQQAKDVVSYFNLVTDVFLRLIKMIIAPLVFATLVSGLASMGNSSSVGRIGLKAMVWFICSSVVSLFIGMLLANIFEPGVGMNLAIPSTPIAVDTGVNTGGFTLKSFIAHIFPRSIVEAMANNEILQILVFSMFFGSALAFVKGQTKHAVTMETMVEALAKVMFRVTDYVMRLAPLAVFSSLASSITTEGLGLLLDFGKVIGEFYLGLALLWGLMFGAGTLFLGKKATWGLIKLLREPSMLAFATASSEAAYPKTMEALSEFGVPKKITSFVLPLGYSFNLVGSMIYQAFAILFIAQAYNIHLSLTEQTLILLTLMITSKGMAGVARAAVVVVAATLPMFSLPEAGILLIIGIDQFLDMGRTATNVIGNGMATAVVAKLERNHGLEEQEHEHADEDAPVMAAENV comes from the coding sequence ATGAAAAAGAACAGCTTATTGTTTTTTATTGCCTTGGCTATTGTTCTCGGAATTATTGTCGGGGGGGTCTGTCATGCTGTATTAACTGAGCAGCAAGCCAAAGACGTCGTTTCCTACTTTAATCTAGTGACCGATGTTTTTCTTCGCCTGATAAAAATGATTATTGCGCCATTGGTATTCGCAACATTGGTCTCGGGTCTTGCTAGTATGGGGAATTCTTCCTCAGTTGGCAGAATAGGTCTGAAGGCCATGGTGTGGTTTATTTGCTCTTCAGTGGTATCCCTCTTTATTGGTATGTTGTTGGCAAATATCTTTGAACCCGGTGTTGGCATGAATCTCGCCATTCCAAGTACGCCAATAGCCGTAGATACTGGCGTAAACACTGGCGGATTTACGCTGAAAAGCTTCATTGCGCATATATTTCCACGCAGTATCGTCGAAGCCATGGCGAATAACGAAATATTGCAGATTCTGGTGTTCTCGATGTTCTTCGGTTCTGCATTGGCTTTTGTTAAAGGCCAAACCAAGCATGCCGTTACCATGGAAACGATGGTAGAAGCACTGGCGAAAGTGATGTTTCGGGTGACGGACTATGTCATGCGATTAGCGCCGCTGGCCGTGTTTTCCTCGCTGGCGTCATCTATTACGACCGAAGGTCTGGGGCTTCTCCTCGACTTTGGCAAAGTTATCGGCGAGTTCTACCTTGGATTAGCGCTGCTATGGGGGCTCATGTTTGGTGCCGGGACGTTGTTCCTCGGTAAGAAAGCAACCTGGGGTCTGATCAAACTGCTGCGTGAGCCTAGTATGCTGGCGTTTGCGACGGCTAGTAGCGAAGCGGCCTATCCGAAAACAATGGAAGCGCTGAGCGAATTCGGCGTGCCTAAAAAAATCACCAGCTTCGTGCTCCCGTTGGGGTATTCCTTTAACCTTGTCGGATCCATGATCTATCAGGCGTTTGCCATTCTGTTTATCGCGCAGGCTTACAACATCCACTTAAGTTTGACGGAGCAGACCCTGATTCTGCTGACGCTGATGATCACCAGTAAAGGTATGGCTGGCGTAGCGCGTGCCGCCGTCGTCGTGGTTGCTGCGACATTGCCGATGTTCAGTTTACCCGAAGCGGGCATTTTGCTGATTATTGGTATCGATCAGTTCCTGGATATGGGCCGCACGGCGACCAATGTGATTGGTAACGGTATGGCGACTGCGGTTGTTGCCAAGCTGGAGCGAAACCATGGACTGGAAGAACAAGAGCATGAGCATGCCGATGAAGACGCACCTGTGATGGCGGCCGAAAATGTCTAA
- the gstA gene encoding glutathione transferase GstA, whose product MKLFYKAESSSLFTHIVLIESKLEFKLEKVNLRTKKTERGTDYTFINPKGMVPALELDDGSVLTEGVAIAVYIADLVPHCNLIAPTGSMARYHTLEWLNYISAELHKTFTPLFRPGTPETYKELLMEYLQVKFRYINLVLSEQNYLVANRFSIADAYLFTVMRWAQSLKLDMFRYPALAAYLDHIAERPSVATALKVERLKG is encoded by the coding sequence ATGAAACTGTTTTATAAAGCTGAAAGCAGTTCTCTATTTACACACATCGTTTTGATCGAATCCAAACTGGAATTCAAGCTGGAGAAGGTCAACCTGCGCACGAAAAAGACAGAGCGTGGAACCGACTATACGTTCATCAACCCGAAAGGAATGGTGCCAGCACTAGAGTTGGATGATGGTTCTGTTCTGACTGAAGGTGTCGCTATCGCCGTATACATCGCCGATCTGGTTCCACACTGTAACCTTATCGCCCCGACCGGCAGCATGGCGCGCTACCATACTCTCGAATGGCTGAATTACATTTCTGCGGAGCTGCACAAAACGTTTACGCCGCTTTTCCGTCCCGGCACGCCGGAAACGTATAAAGAGCTGCTGATGGAATATTTGCAGGTCAAATTTCGTTATATAAATCTGGTGTTAAGTGAACAAAACTATCTGGTCGCTAACCGTTTTAGTATCGCCGATGCGTATCTGTTTACCGTGATGCGCTGGGCACAGTCGCTAAAACTGGACATGTTCCGCTACCCTGCACTAGCGGCTTACCTCGACCACATTGCCGAACGCCCTTCCGTCGCGACCGCGCTTAAGGTTGAAAGGTTGAAAGGTTGA